The DNA window CCAGATCAGACAGCTAGTGTCACCAGGTCAAACAGAGAGGTTCAATGGTCTCATGGATAATGTAAACTAACCCTTCGCGTGCCAGTATGGATGCGGATGACTGGTGGTGGATGCCATGAATCACGAGCGCCTGGATGGCTGGATGGACCATGCAGACTAGTCTACTGTTTGCTCCGTTTTTGTTTCTGCCATGTAATATGCACACCAGGTTTAATTTTCCTTTTTTagggaaaaaaagagagaggcaGGAGCACCTGTGCCACTTAACTTCGATGTCTGCTCCTTATTCTTCTTGCTAATGGATGGAGCAGTTTTCCATGAAAGGCCAAGGATGTTCTTCTTCCCCATCCTATGTATTGTTCAGCTTCAGCCCTATGCATGGGCGGATGGGCCCCAAGTCCCATCGCTTACTTGATGCAGATGCAGGGCACTAGCAAGTGAGCTAGCCTGCCTTGTCGCCCTCGAGATCGGACTTCATGAACAGTAGTAGCTTCATCCACTGTGCAGCCTAGTGGTtggccaaaaaaaaaaatgcatgACAAGATCGAAGCGAGGAGAAACCTATAAGAAAAATTCTCTACGTATTTTCCAGGGGACGGCACACATGTGAGTTCGTGACCGGAAGCCATAAAGCAAAGCTAGCAGGTTCTAACGAAAAAGATGGCGCGTCGGTTCGTTTGGCGTGTTCTCTAGTGGTTTTGCTATATATATGTTAACTCTGCGACATGGTGCAAAGAGCATTTCTTCCCGTGCTAAACGAATGGGGTGCCATGGTTTCCCATCAAATTCCAAGGAAGAATACCAGCTTCTTGGGTCCATTGAGCTTTGGAACAGATGCCTAGATATGGAGGGCCATGGCAGTATTGGGCTAATCATTGGGAATTTGCCCATGATATGCTCGGAAATGATGAGATCTCCCAACCATGGTTCTAGCACTTTCTGCACGAAATTTGGTAGGCAGGAAATGGCAGGCGTCCATATCCATAGCTTTGGTATCTTCTGCCGTCCACTCAGACGAAAAGGCAATCTCGTCTCAGACCACACGAGTCGGAAAGCATTATTAATTTATTCTCCTTAACTCCTAACACTTTAGGCTTTGCCTGTGTGCTGGGCTCTAGAACCTGAGACTCGGAATGGAAGAGGTAACAGGAGAGGCTCGTGCCCGATTGCTTAAACAACATTATCACTGCAAACTTTGGGGCatttaactttaggttattttCTCACTGTTGGGATGATCCTGCTTAGTCATAAGGCGTACTGGAGATACTGAGAGTTTGAGACGGGTAAGGATAGGGTTAATTTTCGGGGCAGTCTTTATGTTTGAAGGTGCTATTTCCGTTCAGGTAATTTGAAGGTGCGCCCTCCGCGAGAACTTGTGGGCCAAAATTGCGGGGGTCCTTAATGATTCGCGAGCAGCGCTGGATTTCTTGAGCTCACGAATGTTCCAACTAATGTTCCAAAAGTTCTTCACCCATTTCAGAATGTTTTGGACAAAGTTCTGACCTCTCTAAAATGTTGTTCAATCATTTCAGAATATTTCGAATAATTCAAATTTttcaaaatattcaattttTTAACCTTTTAAAAAAGTTCCGCGGACATTTTAGAATGTTTGGAACATTTAGAGTTATTCCAAACTAATCAAAATGGGACAGTCGCCGGCGGAAAAATTGAAAGAGGAAGACGAGGAGCAAACTATTTAGGCACAAGATCTAGCCATCTATTTAGGCATAATGTTGGTATGCAAATTTGGCTGAAAATCAACAAACTAAGCTTGAGTGCTCTGTGTAGTCGCAGAAATCATTTCTTTTGTGCTGGCAGCCTGGCGCAATCTCAAAACTTGAAAGGAATAGGTGCCCTGAAGTTCACATCGTGTCGTGTCGTCGAGCAACGAGTACAGGTGGCCACACCAGCACAAAACAATGCACATGGAAAGATTGGGTACGGTGCTCCGGAGAAGCTAGGCGAACAGTGTAAAGCATGCACCAACTTGTGTGGTGGGGCTTTTCCATGAGGTTTGGATCGCGTTGAGGTTTCCTTGTCCACAGTACGGGTTAGCCATGGGCAGGGAAAACTCTGCTGGCTGAAAAAGATATAAAGTTTATCTTTTTGGCGTCCCTAAAAATAGGAAAAGAAATCCTGTTCATAACCTTCGACATACAAAAAAAGGAGAATGAATGAATCTTTATTGTCTTAGGTGAGGAAGGTTATGTGAGAGAAGAAAAATCATTTTCCATGAATATTACGTTTTCTTTCCTAAATGCTACAGAAACTAAACTGTTCCGTGGACAATTAACATGCTCCTACCGGCCAGTGTATTCAGGGAACCTTGAATTCTGACTATTACTACTTGGCTGCTTGCACAGTTCAACAAAGACTGAGATGTCTAAAATTTCAAATCAAATGTTCAGGTTCAGAGTTTCAgactctctctcccccccccctccctccctctccctctccctctccctccttgAGTTTGATCTTGGACACTGACTTTGGCACCATGACATACCATATATCGCCATTTTTCTCAAGACAGGATTCCAAAGTACTAATTCGCCGCTGACACCTTTTTTTCCTCCAAGTTTGCTTGCACAGGAACGCAGTGCAGAAACAGCTACGGACCTGCTGTGCAGTGCCAGTGCCAGCGCCAGCGCCACTTGCCCTGCACACATCCGCGGCACCAGCAAGGCAGCAAGCAAGATGCCTTCTTCTTCTCGTGCTACACCAATTGCTGGCTGTAATTTTCCATCTAATCATCACCATCATCGCGTCCCCATCACACATCCACACCACACAGAGGGAGAGTCATGTAGTCAAAGCAGCAAGGCGACGAGCCGCCGCCGGGGTCAATTCGCCACCGGAATATTCTCGTCTCCATCGGAGACGTCCTCGCCGTTACCATCCGCACGCAACAAGATAATGGCGCCGTGGCGACGCTCCACGTGCTAGTATATACACACACGCACGCAGACGGCGACGAGTCCAACTCGGAGGCTCCATTTTTTGCGAGCCAGTGAGCAGCCCAAGGAGCGAGGATAGGGTAGGGTCGGGTAAAGCAGCGAGCGGCGGCCATGGAGGGCGGCGTGCACGAGCTCGACGGCTCCACCTTCAAGGAGTGCTTCTCCCTCTCGTGGAGGAACCCCTACGtcctccgcctcgccttctCCGCCGGCATCGGCGGCCTCCTCTTCGGCTACGACACCGGTGCGTACTTGATCCCCCCTCTTGCGTTCATGCCCAATTGCTCTGAAATTTCAGAAATTCCGTTTCTTGTGGATTATCTTCGTCTGGCAAGTTCAGCTGAAAGATGGTCTTTTTGTTCTTGCAAGAATCGAGCGAGACCTTTTGAGCTGCTGATTATTTTTATGTGTTCGGGTGATTGTGCTCACGGATTAGTGGATGAACTGTTTAATATATGGAGGAAAAGTGTTTGTCAGATCGTGGTCAGTGACGAGTGACgtgagctctgcttgctcactTGTTCATCTGTTTTACATGTGTGCGCAGGTGTTATTTCGGGTGCTCTGCTTTACATCCGTGACGACTTCCGTTCAGTCGACAGGAACACATGGCTTCAGGTAAGATGGAAATCCTGATGCGAAATGATCGACTCTGACGAAGCAGTGCTGACAAaatcggtggcggcggcggccgtgcagGAAATGATCGTGAGCatggcggtggccggcgcgaTCATCGGCGCGGCGATCGGGGGCTGGACCACGGACCGGTTCGGGCGGCGGACGTCGATCCTCGTGGCCGACTTCCTCTTCTTCGCGGGCGCGGTGGTGATGGCGTCCGCCACGGGCCCCGCGCAGCTCGTCGTGGGCCGCGTCTTCGTCGGCCTCGGCGTCGGCATGGCGTCCATGACCTCCCCGCTCTACATCTCCGAGGCGTCACCGGCCAGGATCCGCGGCGCGCTCGTCAGCACCAACGGCTTCCTCATCACCGGCGGCCAGTTCCTGGCCTACCTCATCAACCTCGCCTTCACCAAGGCGCCGGGGACGTGGAGGTGGATGCTCGGCGTCGCCGCGGTCCCCGCCGTCGTCCAGTTCGGGCTCATGCTCTTCCTCCCCGAATCCCCCCGATGGCTCTACAGAAAGGTAAAAAGGTCCCGACTTTTTCTTCTTGTCCAAccaacagagagagagagtacGATTTTTACCCGCGAATTTGCTGCCGGGTGCCGAGCGCAGGGGCgggcagaggaagcagaggcGATCCTGCGGCGGATCTACTCGGCGGAGGAGGTGGAGCGGGAGATCGAGGAGCTGAAGGAgtcggtggcggcggaggcgcgggaGCGCGGCTCGTCGGAGAAGGTGAGCCTGGCGGTGCTGCTGCGGACGGCGACGGTGCGCCGGGGCCTGGTCGCCGGCGTGGGGCTGCAGGTGTTCCAGCAGCTGGTGGGCATCAACACGGTGATGTACTACAGCCCGACGATCGTGCAGCTCGCCGGGTACGCGTCCAACCAGACGGCGCTGGCGCTGTCGCTGGTCACCTCGGGGCTCAACGCGCTCGGCTCCATCGTCAGCATCTACTTCATCGACCGCACGGGGCGGAAGAAGCTGCTGGTGGTCAGCCTCGTCGGCGTCATCCTCTCGCTCGGCGTGCTCACCGCCGTGTTCCATGAGACCACGTCCCACTCGCCGGCCGTCAGCGCCTCCGAGACCGGCCGCTTCGACGGCTCGCTGACGTGCCCGGACTACCGCCTTCAGccatcgtcgtcgtcggcgtcgagcggcggcggaggcttcTGGGACTGCACCCGGTGCCTGAAGGGCAGGTCGGCGGAGTGCGGCTTCTGCGCGTCGGGCGCCGGgaagctcctccccggcgcgtGCCTGGTGTCGAACGCCACGTCGCGCGACGCGtgccgcggcgagggcggccggCTGTGGTACACGCGCGGGTGCCCGAGCCGGTTCGGGTGGCTGGCGCTGGCGGGGCTGGCGCTGTACATCATCTTCTTCTCCCCCGGGATGGGCACGGTGCCGTGGATCGTCAACTCGGAGATCTACCCGCTGCGGTACCGCGGcgcgtgcggcggcgcggcggccacgGCGAACTGGGTGTCCAACCTCGCCGTGGCGCAGTCGTTCCTGTCGCTGACGGAGGCCATCGGGGTGGCGTGGACGTTCCTCATCTTCGGGGGCCTGTCCGTGGCCGCGCTGGCGTTCGTGCTCGTCTGCGTGCCGGAGACCAAGGGGCTCCCCATCGAGgaggtggagaagatgctggagcGCCGGGAGCTCAGGCTCAGGTTCTGGGCGCCGCGCGCCGGCGACGCAGACGGCAAGGAGACTGGCAAGACAGCCGGCGTATGAGCCTGTTCAGAGAGATAAGCAGATTAATGGCAGTAGTTGGTATTATCATGTGGCGCGCGAAACTCTGCGACCTTCAGAGTTAAATTGTTCTTAGTGGTGGCTTGAGGTTGATCAATTTCTGGTTATTTCAAATTTGTCTGTTCTAACTTCTACCTCTACGCCGTCTAGTTGTGTCACTTCTCGTGTAGTTGTACACGATATTTTAACTGAGTTTAACCAAGATTTGTTTGAACATCTCTACTTTATTGATTTGTATCATTTTCTTCGCCGGGGAGGGTTTTCCATGGTAGATGTTTTTTTAATGAATTTTGCAATGGTGCCAACCCAAGGGATATTGAAGTAGAATAAATATAAGTTTTTTTTAGTaagggataaataaaagataaggTTGGCTTTTTCCAAGGCCCAATAGCCTTTCCAGCACCAATCAATTGTACAACTCGGCCCACCGTGGCCTGCCTCCTCCCATTCGGTGGCGCCAATTTTTCTCAGGTGCGCGCGAAAATCCAATCCCCTCCCATCGATTCCCCTTCCTCTCGAGTCATCTCGCGCGGACCGAACGGCGGCTCCTCCCCCGGCAGCCCAGCCTAGGGTTCTCCTCCTCCGATCAGCCGTCAGCGAGCACTCTCCGACAAGATCTCTCCTCTGTCCTCTCCGTGCTCCTCGGATGGCGACCAGCGAGGAGCTCGCGCAGATCGACATCTCCAAGGAGGTTCGTGCGCACACCTTCCCGGCCGCACAGCGCACGCCGGGTGCTCGACGTTTCGTCTGACCGACCTGTCCTGCAGGAGAAGGACAAGCTGGTGGCGGAGGTGATGCGCTACGTGCTCTTCAAGACGCACCAGACCTCCGGCTGCCCCATCAAGCGGGAGGAGCTCACCGGGATCGTCACCAAGAACTACCGCCAGCGCGCCCTGCCCGCGCTCGTCATCAACGAGGCCAGGGACAGGCTCGCCGCCACCTTCGGGTACGAGATGAGGGAGCTCCAGAGGACCCGCGCCCCGTCCACGCGCTCTGGCCGGGCGTCACAGCCGCAGCGTAAGGCATCCTCCTACCTTTTTCTCCTTCCCGTTTTCTTTGGTTCCGTCCTCTGTGTCTGTCGCCACAGCGTTACCGGCAGGCGATGGCTGATGAATTTTTGTGGGAAATGTGTTTAGCGAATGCGGAGGCGAAGAGCTATGTTCTGGTCAGCCAGCTAGACCCCGAGGTGTATAGCAAGTACGTTGAGAACAAGGAGTCTGCTCCTCTGTCTGGTTTTTCTTTTGCTGTCATTAGCCTTATTCACCTTGCTGGTGGCAAAAGCTCCGAAGGTAAGGGAAGGGGGTCAAAATTATTTGCTTTGGTTAGGAAATTTCATGGTCTGACGCTCCTGAGTTCTCCCGATCAATTTCCAGAGGACCTTTGGCATCAATTGAAGCGGCTGGGTTTGAAGGAGAACGATGAGAACCACCCTGTTCTTGGTAACAATAAGCAGGCGCTTGAACTCCTTGTGCAGCAAAGGTTAGTTTGGTGCGTGCTGTAGGATCTGCAATTCATTGCAAATAATTTGTTTGGTTCATCTTTGTTGTCTAATGCAGGTACTTGCTGAAGGAGAAACTTGCTGGACCAGAAGGTCATGTGGTGATGTATGAGCTTGCCGAGAGGGCATTGGATGAATCCATCAGTGGGAAGCTCAAAGACTACATTTCACAGGTATGTATGCATTAGCCTTTGACAAAAATGTCATAAATTACAATCCATTTTTGTTGTGCAAGATGTTTTGAGTCTGCTAAAAACAAAtatcattttttttttgttttcatcATGGAGTAGATTGTGGGCACAAGCACTGTCGCGGAGGAAAATT is part of the Panicum hallii strain FIL2 chromosome 2, PHallii_v3.1, whole genome shotgun sequence genome and encodes:
- the LOC112882844 gene encoding melanoma-associated antigen 1, which gives rise to MATSEELAQIDISKEEKDKLVAEVMRYVLFKTHQTSGCPIKREELTGIVTKNYRQRALPALVINEARDRLAATFGYEMRELQRTRAPSTRSGRASQPQPNAEAKSYVLVSQLDPEVYSKYVENKESAPLSGFSFAVISLIHLAGGKSSEEDLWHQLKRLGLKENDENHPVLGNNKQALELLVQQRYLLKEKLAGPEGHVVMYELAERALDESISGKLKDYISQIVGTSTVAEENSS
- the LOC112882843 gene encoding probable inositol transporter 2, giving the protein MEGGVHELDGSTFKECFSLSWRNPYVLRLAFSAGIGGLLFGYDTGVISGALLYIRDDFRSVDRNTWLQEMIVSMAVAGAIIGAAIGGWTTDRFGRRTSILVADFLFFAGAVVMASATGPAQLVVGRVFVGLGVGMASMTSPLYISEASPARIRGALVSTNGFLITGGQFLAYLINLAFTKAPGTWRWMLGVAAVPAVVQFGLMLFLPESPRWLYRKGRAEEAEAILRRIYSAEEVEREIEELKESVAAEARERGSSEKVSLAVLLRTATVRRGLVAGVGLQVFQQLVGINTVMYYSPTIVQLAGYASNQTALALSLVTSGLNALGSIVSIYFIDRTGRKKLLVVSLVGVILSLGVLTAVFHETTSHSPAVSASETGRFDGSLTCPDYRLQPSSSSASSGGGGFWDCTRCLKGRSAECGFCASGAGKLLPGACLVSNATSRDACRGEGGRLWYTRGCPSRFGWLALAGLALYIIFFSPGMGTVPWIVNSEIYPLRYRGACGGAAATANWVSNLAVAQSFLSLTEAIGVAWTFLIFGGLSVAALAFVLVCVPETKGLPIEEVEKMLERRELRLRFWAPRAGDADGKETGKTAGV